A single window of Archangium gephyra DNA harbors:
- a CDS encoding response regulator transcription factor, with amino-acid sequence MTQALATIFLVDDDESVLRGLGRLLRAAGHATKPFASPSEFLAQLSGDTPGCAVLDLRMPELNGLELQQAMESRNCHLPVIFISGHGDVPASVRAMKAGAVDFLLKPFDEQQLLGAISQALLKDAAARTGRAETAALQARHAVLTPREREVCALVAQGMTNREVAQRLGTTEKTIKVHRARVIQKLDVDSVAELVRFVDRLGQG; translated from the coding sequence TTGACACAAGCCCTCGCCACCATCTTCCTCGTGGACGACGATGAGTCCGTGCTGCGGGGGCTGGGGCGGCTGCTGCGGGCCGCCGGCCATGCCACGAAGCCCTTCGCTTCGCCCTCCGAGTTCCTCGCGCAACTGTCCGGGGACACGCCGGGCTGCGCCGTGCTGGACCTGCGGATGCCGGAGCTGAACGGGCTGGAGCTGCAGCAGGCCATGGAGTCCAGGAACTGCCACCTGCCTGTCATCTTCATCTCCGGCCACGGGGATGTGCCGGCCAGCGTCAGGGCCATGAAGGCCGGCGCCGTGGACTTCCTCCTGAAGCCCTTTGATGAGCAACAACTGCTGGGAGCCATCTCCCAGGCCTTGCTCAAGGACGCGGCGGCCCGTACCGGCCGCGCCGAGACAGCCGCGCTGCAGGCCCGTCATGCCGTCCTCACGCCCCGCGAGCGCGAGGTCTGCGCGCTGGTGGCCCAGGGGATGACCAACCGGGAGGTCGCCCAGCGGCTGGGCACCACCGAGAAGACCATCAAGGTGCACCGCGCCCGCGTCATCCAGAAGCTGGACGTGGACTCGGTGGCGGAGTTGGTGCGGTTCGTGGATCGGCTGGGCCAGGGCTGA